The Nitrospira tepida genome includes a window with the following:
- a CDS encoding zinc-dependent alcohol dehydrogenase family protein, with translation MQAMVLHRPADIRSSPLIFEEVPAPAPGPDEILIRVSVCGICRTDLHVIEAELPPQKSPVIPGHQIVGSVEAVGTNVRSFRSGDRVGIAWLRRTCGTCDFCRTGRENLCPSARFTGYHEDGGFATAAVVPASFAYPIPATFADEEAAPLLCAGIIGFRALRLSGIQPGQRLGLYGFGAAAHLAIQVARHWGCEVYVCSLKAEHQAMAREMGARWAGEAVAMPPKKLHASIIFAPAGELVPPALRALEQGGTLALAGIHMSAIPSLDYDREVFGERVIRSVTANTKQDGVDFLRVAAEIPIRPRTTSFRLDEANRALQSLKAGTINGSGVLVMP, from the coding sequence ATGCAGGCCATGGTGTTGCACAGGCCGGCGGATATCCGGTCCTCGCCGTTGATCTTCGAGGAGGTTCCCGCGCCCGCGCCGGGTCCCGATGAGATCCTGATCCGAGTCTCGGTCTGCGGCATTTGCCGAACGGATCTGCATGTCATCGAGGCAGAGTTGCCTCCCCAAAAATCCCCCGTGATCCCCGGGCACCAGATCGTCGGGTCGGTGGAGGCGGTCGGAACCAACGTGCGGTCGTTCCGTTCGGGCGATCGTGTTGGAATCGCCTGGCTCAGGCGCACCTGCGGGACTTGTGATTTCTGTCGGACGGGCCGCGAGAACCTGTGCCCCTCCGCCCGGTTCACGGGCTACCATGAAGACGGAGGGTTTGCGACGGCGGCTGTCGTGCCGGCCTCCTTCGCCTATCCGATCCCTGCGACCTTTGCCGACGAGGAGGCCGCGCCGCTCCTCTGCGCGGGGATCATCGGGTTCCGCGCGCTGCGCTTGAGCGGCATCCAGCCGGGACAGCGGCTTGGCCTCTATGGATTCGGGGCCGCGGCGCACCTGGCCATTCAAGTGGCCCGGCATTGGGGCTGCGAAGTCTATGTCTGTTCGCTCAAGGCGGAGCACCAGGCGATGGCTCGTGAGATGGGGGCGAGATGGGCAGGGGAGGCGGTGGCCATGCCGCCCAAGAAACTCCACGCTTCGATCATCTTTGCGCCGGCGGGCGAACTGGTGCCGCCGGCCTTGCGCGCGTTGGAGCAGGGGGGCACGCTCGCCCTCGCCGGGATTCATATGAGCGCGATCCCTTCGCTCGATTACGACAGGGAGGTGTTCGGGGAGCGGGTCATTCGCAGCGTCACGGCCAATACCAAGCAGGACGGGGTGGATTTTCTCCGCGTCGCGGCCGAGATTCCTATCCGGCCCCGCACCACCAGCTTTCGACTCGACGAAGCCAACCGGGCGCTCCAATCCCTCAAGGCTGGCACGATCAACGGCTCCGGCGTCCTCGTGATGCCGTGA
- a CDS encoding YceI family protein codes for MRSMWVAGLLASTVMVGGMAWGEMARYDVDLDHSIIEFQVKHMVISKTTGRFMDYSGFVEMDPEAGQFKTIEATIKAASLNTNHEKRDTHLRSPDFFDVEKYPAITFKLKQVKKTGDEYTAVGDLTMRGVTKEITLIGAFNGVTKDPWGNTRAGFTGKGKLNRKDFGMNWNKTLDSGGLIVGDDVDIRLEVEVIKAKGG; via the coding sequence GGCAAGTACCGTGATGGTCGGCGGGATGGCGTGGGGCGAGATGGCCCGGTACGATGTGGACCTGGACCACTCCATCATCGAGTTCCAAGTCAAGCACATGGTGATCTCCAAGACGACCGGACGGTTCATGGATTACAGCGGGTTCGTCGAGATGGACCCGGAGGCGGGGCAATTCAAGACCATCGAAGCCACGATCAAGGCCGCGTCACTGAACACCAACCACGAAAAGCGCGACACACATCTTCGGAGCCCGGACTTTTTCGATGTCGAGAAGTATCCCGCGATTACGTTCAAACTCAAGCAGGTCAAGAAAACAGGTGACGAGTACACCGCTGTCGGGGACCTGACGATGCGCGGGGTCACCAAAGAAATCACGTTGATCGGCGCCTTCAACGGGGTGACCAAAGACCCGTGGGGCAACACCCGCGCGGGCTTCACCGGAAAAGGGAAGCTGAACCGGAAGGACTTCGGCATGAATTGGAACAAGACCTTGGATAGCGGCGGGTTGATCGTCGGCGACGACGTTGATATCCGGTTGGAGGTTGAGGTTATCAAGGCGAAGGGCGGTTGA